The Coccidioides posadasii str. Silveira chromosome 3, complete sequence genome contains a region encoding:
- a CDS encoding uncharacterized protein (EggNog:ENOG410PIIB~COG:I~BUSCO:5136at33183) translates to MARSQLWRLPRLGKVQILPVRSKLQSRGLLTYSYARGPSEPALFEQTVGDHFAGIVSQHGDRTAVVSKHQNQRLTYNELDLKSNSLARGLASIGVKKGDRVAVSLGNGIEYAIATYALFKLGAVLVPLNPNFNISQVAAALSHLAATHLIISTEANLPRREPRSNLPLLTQLVPNLSSGKLESALVPSLKHVILVQNDNGRIDTSSFACTTSFPSIMSELTSDMRPLPAQGLEPHDVVNIQFTSGTTSMPKAACLTHRSILNNGAQIGDRMMLTPKDVVCCPPPLFHCFGCILGYMATATHGSAIVFPAESFNAVATLKAVQEEKCTALYGVPTMFVEELELLANGTIPYEGFQYLRTGIAAGSSIPAELMKKLHKTLNLTELTICYGMTETSPVSCMTTTDDPIDKRINTVGRLMPHVEAKVVDPVDHSRILPVGSKGELAVSGYLVMKEYWNAPEQTAAAMRADDEGKIWMHTGDEASMSPDGYVTITGRIKDLIIRGGENIHPLEIENCLFAHPGVLNVSVVGVPDQRYGEVVAAFVVARENGEKRVTPDDIKSWVRSKLSNHLGKLLSRFP, encoded by the exons ATGGCTCGGTCTCAGCTCTGGAGGCTGCCACGATTGGGCAAGGTGCAAATTCTTCCCGTGAGATCAAAGCTTCAGTCGAGGGGTTTGCTTACATATAGCTACGCGCGTGGCCCGTCCGAG CCAGCATTATTCGAACAAACCGTTGGGGATCATTTTGCAGGCATTGTGAGCCAGCATGGAGACAGAACAGC GGTGGTCTCGAAGCACCAGAACCAAAGACTCACATACAACGAGCTGGATTTGAAGAGCAATTCACTAGCCCGTGGCTTGGCGTCAATTGGCGTTAAAAAGGGAGACCGGGTGGCTGTTTCGCTGGGGAACGGCATCGAATACGCAATT GCCACATACGCGCTTTTCAAGCTAGGAGCGGTCTTG GTCCCGTTAAATCCTAATTTCAATATCAGCCAGGTCGCTGCGGCTCTTAGCCATTTAGCAGCTACCCATTTGATCATTAGCACCGAAGCGAATCTGCCACGACGAGAACCCCGATCAAATCTTCCGTTGCTTACACAGCTTGTCCCAAATCTTAGCAGCGGCAAACTCGAATCGGCGTTGGTCCCTTCCCTCAAGCATGTTATTCTCGTTCAAAATGACAATGGCCGCATCGATACATCGTCTTTCGCATGCACCACCTCCTTCCCTTCAATAATGTCCGAACTCACATCGGATATGCGACCTTTGCCAGCCCAGGGCCTCGAACCACACGACGTCGTGAATATACAGTTTACATCGGGGACAACATCTATGCCAAAGGCGGCTTGTTTAACACACCGGTCTATCTTGAACAATGGTGCTCAGATTGGTGACCGGATGATGCTCACACCTAAAGATGTGGTCTGCTGTCCACCACCCCTTTTCCACTGTTTCGGATGCATTCTAGGATATATGGCTACCGCCACGCATGGATCAGCCATCGTGTTCCCTGCTGAATCATTCAACGCCGTCGCTACACTCAAAGCGGTCCAAGAGGAAAAGTGCACGGCACTTTATGGTGTCCCCACAATGTTTGTCGAGGAGCTGGAACTCCTAGCAAACGGGACTATTCCATACGAGGGCTTCCAGTATCTACGAACGGGGATTGCCGCCGGCAGCAGCATCCCCGCGGAGTTGATGAAGAAGCTCCACAAGACTTTAAACTTGACGGAGCTAACCATATGTTATGGTATGACAGAGACTAGCCCTGTCTCTTGCATGACCACCACAGACGACCCAATCGATAAGCGCATCAACACCGTTGGCCGCTTGATGCCTCATGTGGAAGCGAAGGTTGTCGACCCCGTAGACCATAGTAGAATTCTCCCGGTGGGCTCCAAGGGAGAACTCGCTGTCAGTGGTTATCTGGTCATGAAGGAATATTGGAACGCTCCAGAGCAAACCGCCGCAGCCATGAGAGCCGATGATGAAGGGAAGATCTGGATGCAC ACCGGAGACGAGGCATCAATGTCGCCTGATGGGTACGTCACCATCACAGGTCGTATTAAGGACCTAATCATTCGTGGCGGTGAGAATATACATCCACTGGAGATCGAGAACTGTCTTTTCGCCCACCCTGGGGTTTTGAACGTATCCGTGGTGGGGGTTCCCGATCAAAGATATGGCGAAGTGGTCGCTGCGTTTGTCGTCGCACGAGAAAATGGAGAAAAGAGAGTCACTCCCGATGATATCAAGTCATGGGTGAGATCAAAATTAAGCAATCATCTCGGTAAGCTCCTATCTCGTTTTCCTTAA